From Thunnus albacares chromosome 22, fThuAlb1.1, whole genome shotgun sequence, the proteins below share one genomic window:
- the stim2b gene encoding stromal interaction molecule 2 isoform X5, whose translation MKQQQTNKHSNLHREDQHITVEELWRSWKTCEVHNWTTEDTVQWLKESVELPQYERNFRDFRVTGNTLPRIAANEPLFMSMQLKILDQRHKQKLNLKALDAVLFGPPLRPQHNWMKDFILMISIVIGVGGCWFAYVQNKSSKVHISQMMKDLESLQHAEQSLFDMQSRLDKAQEENRTVAVEKQNLEQKMRDEITGAKKEAHRLRELREGAECELSRLKYAEEELVQVRKALKRAEKEMQSEQSVPEALQKWLQLTHEVEVQYYNIKKQSAEFQLCVAKDEAEKIKKKRGSVFGTLHVAHSSSLDEVDHKILEAKKALSEVTACLRERLHRWQQIEKLCGFPVVNNSGLPSLTASLYSDHSWVVMPRVSVPPYPIAGGVDDLDEDTPPIIPQFTTATLIRPSLTRSSSLCRSRRSLLSSPQSSLMSPDPDLLSMASSSLSYRPEADDEHIMFSSDRRGYVAVAGTPRNGFTVWTHREPAQEGGSDTDSLSSSIGRKQLHNPCTPGSETPYRKISREELLLFSQTPELPASTASTTHTSSSSSSSLRESTPPPMPPTPATTPSGPPSTSPSPALEHHPFAHRGSPDLTRIIPESQSATFSQGNVTSATGKGMYNGILEKSYSFGQLPASMLPNVGRYPSLTSLDSEGRSLGREHKLQSTSSQDSSDNGEKIKRSSSKIKSLFKKKK comes from the exons ATGAAGCAGCAGCAAACCAACAAGCACAGCAACCTGCACCGCGAAGACCAGCACATCACTGTGGAGGAGCTGTGGAGGAGCTGGAAGACCTGTGAAG TCCACAACTGGACCACGGAGGACACGGTGCAGTGGCTGAAGGAGTCGGTGGAGCTGCCTCAGTATGAGAGGAACTTCCGGGACTTCCGGGTCACAGGGAACACATTACCACG AATAGCGGCAAATGAGCCGTTGTTTATGTCGATGCAGCTAAAGATATTAGACCAACGACATAAACAAAAACTAAACCTAAAGGCACTAGATGCAGTGCTTTTTGGCCCCCCTCTCC GTCCACAGCATAACTGGATGAAAGACTTCATCCTAATGATTTCCATAGTGATTGGTGTCGGGGGCTGCTGGTTTGCCTATGTGCAGAACAAGTCCAGCAAGGTGCACATCTCTCAGATGATGAAGGATCTGGAGAGCCTGCAACATGCTGAACAGAGCCTCTTCGACATGCAGAGCCG GCTGGATAAGGCACAGGAGGAGAACCGGACGGTGGCTGTGGAGAAGCAGAACCTCGAGCAGAAGATGAGGGACGAGATCACCGGAGCCAAAAAAGAGGCTCACAGGCTTCGAGAGCTGCGAGAGGGCGCCGAATGTGAGCTCAGCCGACTCAAATATGCTGAGGAGGAACTAGTACAG GTGCGAAAGGCTCTGAAGCgagcagagaaagagatgcAGTCAGAGCAGTCGGTGCCTGAAGCTCTCCAAAAGTGGCTCCAGCTCACGCATGAGGTGGAAGTTCAGTACTACAATATCAAGAAACAGAGCGCTGAGTTTCAGCTCTGCGTCGCCAAGGACGAG gcagagaaaataaaaaagaagagaggtTCTGTTTTTGGAACTCTTCATGTAGCCCACAGTTCATCACTGGATGAGGTGGACCACAAGATACTAGAGGCCAA gaaagcCCTCTCAGAGGTAACAGCATGCCTGAGGGAGCGACTGCATCGCTGGCAACAGATTGAGAAGCTTTGCGGCTTCCCTGTTGTCAACAACTCGGGGCTGCCGAGCCTGACAGCCAGCCTCTACTCAGACCACAGCTGGGTGGTGATGCCGCGAGTCTCGGTGCCTCCCTACCCTATCGCAGGAGGAGTGGATGACCTGGACGAGGATACGCCTCCCATCATTCCACAGTTCACAA CAGCCACGTTGATCCGGCCCTCGCTGACACGCAGCAGCAGCCTGTGTCGTTCCCGACGGAGCCTGCTGAGCTCCCCGCAGTCCTCGCTGATGTCTCCAGACCCCGACCTGCTGTCCATGGCCAGCTCGTCCCTCTCCTATCGCCCCGAGGCAGACGACGAACATATCATGTTCAGCTCGGATAGGAGGGGGTATGTAGCGGTGGCCGGAACGCCGCGGAATGGTTTTACAGTTTGGACTCACAG ggAACCGGCTCAGGAGGGCGGCTCCGACACAGactctctcagctcctccattgGCCGCAAGCAGCTGCACAACCCCTGCACGCCAGGCTCAGAGACGCCCTACCGCAAGATCTCCcgtgaggagctgctgctgttcagccAGACTCCCGAGCTCCCTGCCTCCACCGCCTCCACCACccacaccagcagcagcagcagcagcagtctcaGGGAATCCACGCCTCCTCCCATGCCTCCCACTCCGGCCACCACCCCCTCCGGCCCACCCTCCACCTCGCCGTCCCCGGCCTTGGAGCACCACCCTTTTGCACACAGAGGCTCGCCCGACCTCACCCGCATCATACCGGAGTCCCAGAGCGCGACCTTCTCGCAGGGGAACGTCACCTCTGCGACAGGGAAGGGCATGTACAACGGTATCCTGGAGAAGTCCTACAGCTTCGGCCAGCTGCCCGCGAGCATGCTGCCCAACGTGGGGCGTTACCCATCTCTTACCTCTCTGGACTCGGAAGGCCGGAGTTTGGGAAGGGAACACAAGCTCCAGAGCACCTCCTCCCAGGACTCCAGCGACaatggagagaaaatcaagCGCTCCTcctctaaaattaaaagcttatttaagaagaaaaaataa